In the genome of Perca fluviatilis chromosome 4, GENO_Pfluv_1.0, whole genome shotgun sequence, one region contains:
- the LOC120557614 gene encoding transmembrane protein 82-like, which produces MFFPFSCILGTSEWTSFDLNPTDCLFKGLVGACGISVLYNLMRVYHFIQTCSDSETEIESKLKTSSLGNLRGNWTTALQFWTLTVLLSLVNSRVSSLIVLEFSLRAVSVWASAGLDANGRGLDLLLIQCQFPLGCGLTCTLDFLHKGAPHSSLSLFLAAALSWALASVGHNLWSHVARLYPLHSRERYCGKCITLLASGHTILASLQRAVVLAFALATVAYTSTIYDQFLSQKDALKFWIPLTLCYAMLVVYIQDNQQQQPGIDVLLHTVLLRMGALLVLMLMVGNWSDVLHVLITFPGEAVCLLPSRDLLKAALKEEEDTSLRKYEQRSSYKTMKTSSADS; this is translated from the exons atgttttttccctTCTCCTGCATCCTGGGAACTTCTGAATGGACGTCTTTTGATTTAAACCCAACAGattgtttatttaaag GTCTTGTTGGTGCATGTGGAATATCCGTGCTGTACAATTTGATGAGAGTTTACCATTTCATTCAAACATGCAG TGATTCCGAGACTGAAATTGAAAGCAAACTGAAGACATCCTCACTTGGAAATCTGAGAGGGAACTGGACAACAGCTCTCCAGTTCTGGACCCTGACGGTCCTCCTGTCTCTGGTAAACTCGAGGGTTTCCTCTCTGATAGTGCTGGAGTTTtctctcagagctgtttctgtctgGGCATCAGCAGGACTG GATGCCAATGGCAGAGGCTTAGACCTACTCCTGATCCAGTGCCAGTTTCCCCTGGGTTGCGGCCTCACCTGTACTCTTGACTTCCTCCATAAGGGGGCTCCACACAGCTCCCTCAGCTTGTTTCTGGCAGCTGCTCTCAGCTGGGCACTGGCAAGTGTTGGCCACAATCTGTGGAGCCATGTGGCCAGACTTTACCCACTACATAGCAGAGAGCGTTACTGTGGGAAGTGCATCACCCTCCTGGCCTCTGGACACACCATACTGGCTTCACTGCAAAGAGCGGTTGTCTTGGCCTTTGCTCTAGCAACTGTGGCTTACACCAGTACGATTTATGACCAATTCCTGTCCCAGAAGGATGCTCTAAAGTTTTGGATTCCACTGACACTCTGCTACGCCATGTTGGTGGTCTACATTCAAG ataatcagcagcagcagcctggcATAGATGTCCTGCTGCACACTGTCTTGCTGCGAATGGGAGCCTTACTGGTGCTCATGCTGATGGTGGGCAACTGGTCTGATGTCCTCCATGTCCTCATCACTTTCCCTGGTGAAGCAGTCTGCCTGCTGCCCTCTCGGGACCTGCTGAAAGCTGCGTTAAAG GAAGAAGAAGACACAAGCTTGAGAAAATATGAACAGCGCTCCAGttacaaaacaatgaaaacatcaTCAGCTGACAGCTGA
- the fblim1 gene encoding filamin-binding LIM protein 1 isoform X2 produces MASAAPPKRMVSSVFITLASPHQATVTQQQPVLQAHSAPARDKQHTAVRVSPSDNIPAFRHKKEDHSQSESYGSVDSKDWTRTARTSDPQSPKPAQPGPSRGTLQEDYIEFLPPPPPPPAAALPSAVGTSLSEESALPPPPPAQSPLFHPMTPGRQPVYNRQVETSTPSSGLKQDEQSHGIHKNGQDTSRESKEVCGFCRKPVALSEPAIEALNRTYHDGCFQCRSCHIPLAGKQYYNKAGIPLCEDCYQASLELCWACGEVITDHVIRALERAYHLSCFNCETCKQQIGEQAFAQGEVGEVYCLQDYYRKYAPKCNACNQLIIPKEDGTDSYNVKCLGRSYHENCYRCEVCVIQLSPEPNERGCYPLEGKMLCKSCHLNLVSGQH; encoded by the exons ATGGCATCAGCAGCTCCACCAAAAAGGATGGTGTCTTCTGTCTTCATCACTCTTGCGTCTCCTCACCAAGCCACTGTGACACAGCAGCAGCCTGTCCTCCAAGCTCACAGTGCTCCGGCCAGAGACAAGCAGCACACTGCTGTACGAGTCAGCCCAAGTGACAACATCCCCGCCTTCAGACATAAGAAAGAGGACCACTCACAGTCTGAGTCCTATGGCAGTGTAGACAGCAAAGACTGGACTCGTACGGCCCGAACTTCAGACCCTCAGAGCCCAAAACCTGCCCAACCTGGACCCAGCAGAGGAACACTGCAAGAAGATTACATAG AGTTcttgcctcctcctcctcctcctcctgctgccgCACTGCCTTCAGCTGTGGGAACATCGCTCTCTGAAGAATCAGCACTtccaccacctcctccagcCCAGTCGCCTCTCTTCCACCCTATGACCCCCGGCCGGCAGCCAGTTTACAACAGACAG GTGGAAACAAGCACACCATCTAGTGGGTTAAAACAGGATGAACAGTCCCATGGGATCCATAAAAATGGCCAAGACACAAGCAGGGAGAGTAAAG AGGTGTGTGGCTTCTGTCGGAAACCCGTGGCTCTTTCTGAACCTGCCATAGAGGCCTTAAACAGGACATACCATGATGGTTGCTTCCAGTGTAGATCTTGTCACATTCCCCTGGCTGGTAAACAGTACTACAACAAGGCAGGAATCCCACTCTGCGAAGACTGCTACCAG GCCAGTCTGGAACTTTGCTGGGCATGTGGGGAGGTTATCACAGATCATGTTATCCGTGCACTGGAGCGAGCGTACCACCTTTCTTGTTTCAACTGTGAAACATGTAAACAGCAAATTGGAGAGCAAGCTTTTGCTCAGGGAGAAGTTGGAGAAGTGTATTGCCTCCAGGACTATTACAG GAAGTATGCTCCAAAGTGTAATGCCTGCAACCAGCTAATCATTCCAAAAGAAGATGGTACTGACAGCTATAATGTTAAATGCTTGGGACGCTCCTACCATGAGAACTGCTACAGGTGTGAG GTCTGTGTCATCCAGCTCTCTCCTGAACCAAATGAGCGTGGCTGCTATCCTTTGGAAGGGAAGATGCTTTGCAAATCTTGCCATCTGAACCTGGTTTCAGGCCAGCACTAA
- the fblim1 gene encoding filamin-binding LIM protein 1 isoform X1 — MASAAPPKRMVSSVFITLASPHQATVTQQQPVLQAHSAPARDKQHTAVRVSPSDNIPAFRHKKEDHSQSESYGSVDSKDWTRTARTSDPQSPKPAQPGPSRGTLQEDYIGAAEFLPPPPPPPAAALPSAVGTSLSEESALPPPPPAQSPLFHPMTPGRQPVYNRQVETSTPSSGLKQDEQSHGIHKNGQDTSRESKEVCGFCRKPVALSEPAIEALNRTYHDGCFQCRSCHIPLAGKQYYNKAGIPLCEDCYQASLELCWACGEVITDHVIRALERAYHLSCFNCETCKQQIGEQAFAQGEVGEVYCLQDYYRKYAPKCNACNQLIIPKEDGTDSYNVKCLGRSYHENCYRCEVCVIQLSPEPNERGCYPLEGKMLCKSCHLNLVSGQH, encoded by the exons ATGGCATCAGCAGCTCCACCAAAAAGGATGGTGTCTTCTGTCTTCATCACTCTTGCGTCTCCTCACCAAGCCACTGTGACACAGCAGCAGCCTGTCCTCCAAGCTCACAGTGCTCCGGCCAGAGACAAGCAGCACACTGCTGTACGAGTCAGCCCAAGTGACAACATCCCCGCCTTCAGACATAAGAAAGAGGACCACTCACAGTCTGAGTCCTATGGCAGTGTAGACAGCAAAGACTGGACTCGTACGGCCCGAACTTCAGACCCTCAGAGCCCAAAACCTGCCCAACCTGGACCCAGCAGAGGAACACTGCAAGAAGATTACATAGGTGCTGCAG AGTTcttgcctcctcctcctcctcctcctgctgccgCACTGCCTTCAGCTGTGGGAACATCGCTCTCTGAAGAATCAGCACTtccaccacctcctccagcCCAGTCGCCTCTCTTCCACCCTATGACCCCCGGCCGGCAGCCAGTTTACAACAGACAG GTGGAAACAAGCACACCATCTAGTGGGTTAAAACAGGATGAACAGTCCCATGGGATCCATAAAAATGGCCAAGACACAAGCAGGGAGAGTAAAG AGGTGTGTGGCTTCTGTCGGAAACCCGTGGCTCTTTCTGAACCTGCCATAGAGGCCTTAAACAGGACATACCATGATGGTTGCTTCCAGTGTAGATCTTGTCACATTCCCCTGGCTGGTAAACAGTACTACAACAAGGCAGGAATCCCACTCTGCGAAGACTGCTACCAG GCCAGTCTGGAACTTTGCTGGGCATGTGGGGAGGTTATCACAGATCATGTTATCCGTGCACTGGAGCGAGCGTACCACCTTTCTTGTTTCAACTGTGAAACATGTAAACAGCAAATTGGAGAGCAAGCTTTTGCTCAGGGAGAAGTTGGAGAAGTGTATTGCCTCCAGGACTATTACAG GAAGTATGCTCCAAAGTGTAATGCCTGCAACCAGCTAATCATTCCAAAAGAAGATGGTACTGACAGCTATAATGTTAAATGCTTGGGACGCTCCTACCATGAGAACTGCTACAGGTGTGAG GTCTGTGTCATCCAGCTCTCTCCTGAACCAAATGAGCGTGGCTGCTATCCTTTGGAAGGGAAGATGCTTTGCAAATCTTGCCATCTGAACCTGGTTTCAGGCCAGCACTAA